The Balneolaceae bacterium sequence AGCGATTCTCAAACCGTCTCCTGGAGAAGAGAGAGGAGCTGGAGAAGACCCAGCAATACAACAGCAACCTGCTCAGCATTACCACCCACGATCTCTCTTCCCCGCTAAATGCCGTCTCGGGCTACCTGGACCTGATGAATGACGCCCTGGAAGAGGACGGCGACCTGAGCCGCATCCTGGACTACCACCGGATGATCCAGTCGGGCATCAACGACATTTCCGATATGCTCAACCAGCTCAACGAAATCGCCAAGATCGAAAAAGGGCTCGTCTCCCTTCATTTTACAAAGGTGGACCTCTGCTGGCTGATCGAGGAGACCTGCGACCTGCTGCGTCCCCTCGCCCAGAAAGAAAACCGGCACCTGCATTTCAAGGCGCCCGGGCGACCTGTCTACGCCGAAGTCGACTTCGTGAAGTTCAAGCGGGTAATCTACAACCTCATTTCCAACGGCATCAAGTACACCGACGAGGGGGGGCGGGTCGTGGTGCGGGTGGAGGACGAGGACGAGCGTGCACGGGTGGTGGTCGAAGACAACGGCATCGGCATCTCCGAGGAGAAGAGACAGGCCATCTTCGAGCCTTTTGTGAAGCTTAACTCCAGCGGCAAGGACGGGCTGACCTCCAGCGGACTGGGGCTGTTTATCTCATCGTACTTTACCCGCCAGATGCACGGCGATATCAGCGTGGAGAGCGAGAAGGGCGAGGGCAGTACCTTCTTCGTCACCTTGCCGCGAGCGGAGGGCTTTCAGCAGTCTGTGCCCGCATGAAGGACGCCTACATGCTGTTTTGAAACGTATCACCCTTGCTGACGGCCGCCAGTTCACGTCCCTCACGGTAGCGTTTCATGAAGGCGCTGTTGTCGCGTGTCGAAGAGGCGCTTTTTCGTCCCACAGGCAGCAGGGTGGTTACCCCGCGGTGCCGGCGGAAACGGCGGACCAGGAAGCGGATCTCGCGTTCACCCTCCCCGCGGTACAGGATCACCATCTCCCTGTCCAGTCCCGTATCGGCCA is a genomic window containing:
- a CDS encoding HAMP domain-containing sensor histidine kinase; this encodes MRKAKKIESSVQVSLESLRDQLEKLVARIEAGGGCIYLSTEKDVRVTSCGEIPESEPLKAFDDMVLFSGNPILGENRYIHPIPLDAQVIGYICLHMDSSLCTEGRRELIQAYAIIVAQELELVQNKSILERFSNRLLEKREELEKTQQYNSNLLSITTHDLSSPLNAVSGYLDLMNDALEEDGDLSRILDYHRMIQSGINDISDMLNQLNEIAKIEKGLVSLHFTKVDLCWLIEETCDLLRPLAQKENRHLHFKAPGRPVYAEVDFVKFKRVIYNLISNGIKYTDEGGRVVVRVEDEDERARVVVEDNGIGISEEKRQAIFEPFVKLNSSGKDGLTSSGLGLFISSYFTRQMHGDISVESEKGEGSTFFVTLPRAEGFQQSVPA